One genomic segment of Caldimonas brevitalea includes these proteins:
- the glmS gene encoding glutamine--fructose-6-phosphate transaminase (isomerizing), which translates to MCGIVGAVSQRNIVPILIEGLKRLEYRGYDSCGVAVHRDGGLQRARSTSRVAELDAQVAADQVTGHTGVAHTRWATHGAPVVHNAHPHFSHGVGADAYTARPGRIALVHNGIIENHEELREELRGKGYVFASQTDTEVIAHLVDHLYDGDLFDAVKRATLQLKGAYAIAVFCRDEPHRVVGAREGSPLVLGVGTREGAGENFLASDAMALAGVTDQIVYLEEGDVVDLQLGKFWIESRGGSGSGGTGQPQGERYARVERPVRTVLAHTGAAELGPYRHYMQKEIFEQPRAISDTLEGVEGISPELFGDGAYSVFKEVEQVLILACGTSYYAGSTAKYWLESIAKIPTSVEIASEYRYRDTVPHPKTLVVTISQSGETADTLAALKHARSLGMPHTLTICNVATSAMVRECKLAYITRAGVEIGVASTKAFTTQLAGLFLLTLALGQVRGHVSEAQEAEHLKAMRHLPVALQSVLALEPQVIAWAEEFARKENALFLGRGLHYPIALEGALKLKEISYIHAEAYPAGELKHGPLALVTAEMPVVTVAPNDTLLEKLKSNLQEVKARGGQLFVFADGDTRIESEPGIHVIRMPEHYGALSPILHVVPLQLLAYHTACARGTDVDKPRNLAKSVTVE; encoded by the coding sequence ATGTGCGGCATCGTCGGCGCGGTCAGCCAACGCAACATCGTTCCCATCCTGATCGAGGGTTTGAAGCGCCTCGAATACCGCGGCTATGACTCATGCGGTGTGGCCGTGCACCGGGACGGCGGGTTGCAGCGTGCGCGCAGCACGTCGCGGGTGGCCGAGCTGGACGCGCAGGTGGCGGCCGACCAGGTGACGGGCCATACGGGTGTGGCCCACACCCGCTGGGCCACGCACGGTGCGCCGGTGGTGCACAACGCCCACCCCCACTTCTCGCACGGCGTGGGGGCCGATGCCTACACCGCGCGCCCGGGCCGCATTGCGCTTGTGCACAACGGCATCATCGAGAACCATGAAGAGCTGCGCGAGGAGCTGCGCGGCAAGGGCTATGTGTTCGCGAGCCAGACGGACACCGAGGTGATCGCACACCTGGTCGATCACTTGTACGACGGTGATCTGTTCGATGCGGTGAAGCGGGCGACGTTGCAGCTGAAGGGTGCGTATGCGATCGCGGTGTTCTGCCGAGATGAGCCCCACCGCGTGGTGGGTGCGCGCGAGGGCTCGCCGCTGGTGCTGGGGGTGGGGACGCGTGAAGGTGCCGGCGAGAACTTCCTTGCATCGGACGCGATGGCCTTGGCGGGCGTGACCGACCAGATCGTGTACCTGGAAGAGGGCGACGTGGTCGACCTGCAGCTGGGCAAGTTCTGGATCGAGTCGCGTGGTGGCAGCGGGAGCGGTGGGACGGGGCAGCCGCAAGGCGAGCGTTATGCCCGCGTCGAGCGCCCGGTGCGCACGGTGCTGGCGCACACCGGGGCGGCCGAGCTGGGTCCGTACCGGCACTACATGCAGAAAGAGATCTTCGAGCAGCCGCGGGCAATCTCGGACACGCTCGAAGGTGTGGAGGGCATCTCGCCCGAGCTGTTCGGCGATGGTGCTTACTCGGTGTTCAAAGAGGTCGAACAGGTGCTGATCCTGGCGTGCGGCACCAGCTACTACGCCGGTTCCACCGCCAAGTACTGGCTCGAGTCGATTGCCAAGATCCCCACCAGCGTGGAGATCGCCAGCGAGTACCGTTATCGCGACACTGTGCCGCACCCCAAGACCTTGGTGGTCACGATCTCGCAATCGGGCGAGACGGCTGACACCTTGGCTGCGCTGAAGCACGCGCGCAGTTTGGGCATGCCGCATACGCTGACGATCTGCAACGTGGCGACGAGTGCGATGGTGCGCGAGTGCAAGCTGGCGTACATCACGCGTGCGGGTGTCGAGATCGGTGTGGCATCGACCAAGGCGTTCACGACGCAGTTGGCTGGGTTGTTCTTGCTGACGCTGGCCTTGGGCCAGGTGCGCGGGCATGTGAGTGAGGCGCAGGAGGCCGAACACCTGAAGGCCATGCGGCACCTGCCGGTGGCCTTGCAGTCGGTGCTGGCGCTGGAGCCGCAGGTGATTGCGTGGGCCGAAGAGTTTGCGCGCAAGGAAAACGCGTTGTTCCTGGGGCGCGGGTTGCACTACCCGATTGCGCTGGAAGGGGCGTTGAAGCTGAAGGAGATCAGTTATATCCACGCCGAGGCTTACCCGGCGGGTGAGTTGAAGCACGGGCCGCTGGCGCTGGTGACGGCCGAGATGCCGGTGGTGACGGTGGCGCCGAACGATACGCTGCTGGAGAAGCTGAAGAGCAATCTGCAGGAAGTGAAGGCGCGGGGCGGGCAGTTGTTTGTGTTTGCCGATGGGGACACGCGGATCGAGAGTGAGCCGGGGATCCATGTGATTCGGATGCCGGAGCACTATGGCGCGCTGTCGCCGATCTTGCATGTGGTGCCGCTGCAGTTGCTGGCGTATCACACGGCGTGTGCACGGGGGACGGATGTGGATAAGCCGCGGAACTTGGCGAAGAGTGTGACGGTGGAGTGA